The following are from one region of the Mangifera indica cultivar Alphonso chromosome 14, CATAS_Mindica_2.1, whole genome shotgun sequence genome:
- the LOC123196278 gene encoding putative phospholipid-transporting ATPase 9, whose product MAGNRRKRHLFTKQIHAFTCGKISFKGDHSLIGGPGFSRVVYCNDPDGFDASVFNYRDNYVRTTKYTLATFIPRSLFEQFRRVANLYFLLCAILSFTPLSPYSAVSNVLPLVVVIGATVGKEILEDWQRKKQDIEVNNRKVKVHFDNGVFGNRKWRDLKVGDIVKVEKDEFFPADLILLSSSYEEAICYVETTNLDGETNLKLKQALDATSNLIEDSSFRTFKATIRCEDPNADLYSFVGSMDLEEQKYALSPQQLLLRDSKLRNTDYIYGVVIFTGHDTKVIQNSTPPPSKRSKIERRMDKIIYFLFGMLVLMSIIGSIIFGITTSEDIEDGRMKRWYLRPDNTTIYYDPKRAAVAAILQFWTAVMLYGYLIPISLYVSIEIVKILQSRFINQDIDMYYEEADKPAMARTSNLNEELGQVDTILSDKTGTLTCNSMEFIKCSIAGTSYGRGVTEVERAMARRKDSPLPEEATEEEANVVESAEKKASVKGYNFVDERIVNGNWVKEPRAAVIQKFLRLLAICHTALPEIDEETGRITYEAESPDEAAFVIAARELGFEFYERTQTSISLHELDPASCRRVERSYKLLNVLEFSSARKRMSVIVRNEEGTLLLLAKGADSVMFERLAENGREFEEQTKAHINEYADAGLRTLILAYRELDEEEYTRFNGEFTVAKNSVSADREEMIEEVAEKIEKDLILLGATAVEDKLQQGVPECIDKLAQAGIKLWVLTGDKMETAINIGFACSLLRQGMQQIIINSDTRETKALEKSEDKSAVSAALKEIVIRQIVAGRALLRASNESSEALALIIDGKSLTYALEDDVKDIFLELAISCASVICCRSSPKQKALVTRLVKVKTGSTTLAIGDGANDVGMLQEADIGVGISGAEGMQAVMSSDIAIAQFRFLERLLLVHGHWCYRRISSMICYFFYKNVAFGFTIFFFQTYASFSGQTVYNDWFLSLYNVFFTSLPVISLGVFDQDIAARLCLRFPLLYQEGIQNILFSWTRILGWAFNGVLSAVIIFFFCIRAMEQQAFRKGGEVAGLEVLGATMYTCIVWVVNCQMAVSVSYFTYIQHIFIWGSIIVWYLFLLAYGAMDPNTSTTAYKVFIEACAPAPFFWLITILVLISSLLPYFAYSSIQMRFFPMYHQMIQWIRFDGQTNDPEYVYMVRQRSLRPTTVGFTARFEASSRNLKADLEKITGGQGL is encoded by the exons ATGGCTGGTAATAGAAGAAAGAGGCATCTTTTCACCAAACAAATTCATGCATTTACTTGTGGTAAAATATCCTTTAAAGGTGATCATTCACTGATTGGAGGACCTGGATTCTCCAGAGTAGTGTATTGCAATGACCCTGACGGCTTTGATGCCAGTGTCTTCAATTACAGGGACAATTATGTTAGAACTACAAAGTATACTCTTGCAACATTTATTCCCAGATCATTGTTTGAGCAATTTAGGAGAGTTGCcaatctttattttcttctctgtGCAATACTTTCTTTCACGCCTCTTTCTCCTTACTCTGCTGTGAGTAATGTTCTTCCTCTTGTTGTTGTGATTGGAGCTACTGTGGGGAAAGAGATTCTTGAAGATTGGCAGCGAAAAAAGCAg GATATTGAGGTGAATAACAGGAAGGTGAAAGTGCATTTTGATAATGGGGTTTTTGGTAATAGAAAATGGAGGGATCTCAAAGTTGGGGACATTGTGAAGGTAGAAAAGGATGAATTTTTTCCTGCTGATCTCATCTTACTTTCCTCAAGTTATGAGGAAGCAATTTGCTATGTTGAAACCACAAACCTGGATGGAGAAaccaatttgaaattgaaacaaGCACTCGATGCCACTTCAAATCTGATTGAGGACTCTAGCTTCCGAACTTTCAAGGCTACCATAAGATGTGAAGATCCCAATGCAGATCTGTACTCCTTTGTTGGCAGTATGGATCTTGAAGAACAAAAATATGCTCTCAGCCCTCAGCAGCTTCTTCTTAGGGACTCGAAGTTGCGGAATACTGATTATATCTATGGGGTAGTTATCTTTACAGGTCATGATACAAAGGTTATTCAAAATTCAACGCCACCCCCTTCTAAGAGAAGCAAAATTGAGAGAAGGATGGATAAGATAATTTACTTTTTGTTCGGCATGTTAGTTTTAATGTCTATTATCGGATCGATAATCTTTGGGATTACAACTAGTGAGGACATAGAAGATGGAAGGATGAAGAGATGGTATCTTAGACCAGATAATACTACTATATACTATGACCCTAAGAGAGCAGCGGTTGCAGCAATTCTGCAGTTTTGGACTGCTGTTATGCTGTATGGATATTTGATCCCCATTTCCTTGTATGTGTCAATAGAAATTGTCAAAATCCTTCAGAGCAGGTTTATCAACCAAGATATTGACATGTACTATGAGGAAGCTGACAAGCCGGCAATGGCTCGTACCTCAAATTTAAATGAAGAACTTGGCCAAGTTGACACTATACTTTCTGATAAAACAGGGACTTTAACGTGCAACTCCATGGAATTTATCAAGTGTTCAATTGCTGGGACCTCCTATGGTCGTGGAGTAACTGAAGTTGAGAGAGCTATGGCCAGGCGAAAGGACTCCCCTTTACCAGAAGAGGCAACTGAGGAAGAGGCTAATGTTGTGGAGTCTGCTGAAAAAAAGGCATCTGTTAAAGGTTATAATTTTGTGGATGAAAGGATTGTGAATGGTAATTGGGTTAAAGAGCCTCGGGCTGCAGTAATCCAAAAGTTCTTACGACTGCTGGCTATCTGCCACACTGCACTACCTGAAATTGATGAAGAAACTGGAAGGATTACATATGAAGCTGAATCACCAGATGAAGCAGCTTTTGTCATTGCTGCAAGAGAACTTGGGTTTGAATTCTATGAAAGGACTCAAACAAGCATCTCCCTGCACGAGTTAGATCCGGCCTCTTGCAGGAGAGTTGAAAG GTCTTACAAACTTTTGAATGTCCTGGAGTTCAGTAGTGCTAGAAAGCGGATGTCTGTGATTGTAAGAAATGAGGAGGGGACTTTGCTACTACTTGCCAAAGGTGCTGACAG TGTCATGTTTGAAAGACTTGCCGAGAATGGAAGAGAGTTTGAAGAGCAGACCAAGGCACACATCAATGAGTATGCTGATGCCGGTTTGAGGACTTTAATACTTGCCTATCGCGAACTGGATGAGGAAGAATACACTAGGTTTAATGGGGAATTTACTGTGGCCAAGAATTCAGTGAGTGCAGATCGTGAGGAAATGATTGAGGAAGTGgcagaaaaaattgaaaaggatTTGATTCTTCTTGGTGCTACAGCTGTTGAAGACAAACTTCAACAAGGG GTTCCTGAATGCATTGACAAACTTGCCCAAGCAGGAATCAAACTATGGGTTTTGACTGGAGATAAGATGGAGACTGCAATCAATATTGG CTTTGCCTGTAGTTTGCTTAGACAAGGAATGCAACAAATAATTATCAACTCAGACACACGTGAAACTAAAGCGCTCGAGAAATCAGAAGATAAATCTGCTGTTTCCGCG GCATTGAAGGAAATTGTTATCCGTCAGATAGTTGCTGGAAGGGCATTGCTTAGAGCTTCAAATGAAAGCTCAGAGGCATTAGCGCTGATCATTGATGGGAAGTCACTCACGTATGCCCTAGAAGATGATGTCAAGGACATATTTCTAGAGCTTGCCATTAGCTGTGCTTCAGTAATCTGCTGTCGTTCATCTCCAAAACAGAAAGCACTT gttaCGAGGCTAGTAAAAGTTAAAACTGGTAGCACAACTTTAGCAATTGGTGATGGGGCAAATGATGTTGGAATGCTTCAAGAAGCAGATATTGGAGTTGGCATCAGTGGTGCAGAAGGAATGCAG GCAGTCATGTCAAGTGACATTGCAATTGCACAGTTCCGATTCCTGGAGCGCTTACTACTTGTGCATGGACATTGGTGTTATCGGAGGATTTCATCGATG ATATGCTATTTCTTCTACAAGAACGTTGCATTTGGCTTCACAATCTTCTTCTTTCAGACGTATGCATCATTTTCTGGCCAAACAGTATACAATGACTGGTTCCTATCACTTTATAACGTTTTCTTCACATCACTTCCTGTGATTTCCCTGGGAGTTTTTGACCAAGACATAGCTGCCCGTTTGTGTCTGAGG TTCCCTCTATTGTACCAAGAAGGTATACAAAATATCCTATTTAGCTGGACTCGTATACTTGGATGGGCATTCAATGGAGTTTTAAGTGctgtcatcatcttcttcttttgcatCCGGGCAATGGAGCAACAAGCCTTCCGTAAAGGTGGGGAAGTTGCTGGCCTAGAAGTCCTTGGTGCCACCATGTATACATGTATTGTTTGGGTGGTGAACTGTCAAATGGCAGTGTCCGTaagttattttacatatatacaaCATATCTTCATCTGGGGTAGCATTATAGTCTGGTATCTATTCCTATTGGCATATGGGGCCATGGATCCCAACACATCAACAACTGCCTATAAGGTCTTCATTGAAGCATGCGCCCCTGCACCATTTTTCTGGCTTATTACAATCTTAGTTCTGATCTCCTCTCTCCTTCCATATTTTGCTTACTCATCCATTCAAATGAGGTTCTTCCCCATGTATCATCAGATGATACAATGGATTAGATTTGATGGGCAAACAAATGACCCTGAGTATGTTTATATGGTGCGACAGAGATCGTTGCGACCAACAACTGTAGGTTTCACTGCCCGGTTTGAAGCAAGCTCGAGAAACTTGAAAGCAGACCTTGAAAAGATTACTGGAGGACAAGGTTTGTAG
- the LOC123197058 gene encoding probable calcium-binding protein CML15 — protein sequence MGKWQADQVNQLRDIFARFDMDSDGSLTILELAALLRSLGLKPSGDQLHVLLANMDSNGNGSVEFDELVNAILPDMNATLLVSPDKLLEVFRAFDRDGNGYITAAELAGSMAKIGQPLTYKELTEMIKEADTNGDGVISFNEFSAVMAKSTCDVLGIAFS from the coding sequence ATGGGCAAGTGGCAAGCTGACCAAGTCAATCAACTGAGAGACATTTTTGCAAGATTTGACATGGATTCGGACGGCAGCCTGACGATTCTGGAGCTGGCTGCATTGTTAAGGTCCTTAGGATTGAAGCCTTCAGGTGACCAGCTTCATGTTTTGTTAGCCAACATGGATTCCAATGGCAATGGCTCTGTAGAATTTGATGAACTGGTGAATGCAATATTGCCTGATATGAATGCAACATTGTTGGTGAGTCCGGATAAGCTTTTGGAGGTTTTTCGTGCCTTCGATCGGGATGGAAATGGGTATATTACAGCAGCCGAACTTGCAGGGTCCATGGCTAAGATAGGACAGCCTTTGACTTATAAAGAGCTTACAGAAATGATCAAAGAGGCTGATACAAATGGTGATGGTGTCATTAGCTTCAATGAATTTTCTGCTGTTATGGCCAAATCTACTTGCGATGTCTTAGGCATTGCATTTTCATGA
- the LOC123197004 gene encoding ethylene-responsive transcription factor RAP2-11-like: MDTIEASKFTAQPQNPNENGERKNSTNRRDIESNGKRFLGVRQRPSGRWVAEIKDSSQKLRLWLGTFDRAEEAALAYDSAARILRGRNTKTNFAYRGLVNNRQEYCRLVFKNPRLCHLLQLAAMKNHANSSSTSSFVSNRMIDQNFDTLVEETLSCSSAPSDYQLSGLSFGNSKVYSSVIVAPSFSSSSLYQSGEEEK; encoded by the coding sequence ATGGACACCATAGAGGCCTCAAAATTCACTGCTCAGCCTCAAAACCCTAATGAAAATGGAGAGAGAAAAAACAGTACAAACAGAAGGGATATTGAAAGTAATGGAAAAAGATTTCTTGGGGTGAGACAAAGGCCTTCCGGGAGATGGGTTGCCGAAATCAAGGACTCTTCACAGAAGCTGCGGCTGTGGCTGGGGACTTTCGATAGGGCGGAGGAGGCCGCCCTGGCTTACGACAGCGCCGCAAGGATCTTGAGAGGAAGAAATACCAAGACCAACTTTGCATATCGTGGATTAGTGAATAATCGCCAAGAATATTGCAGACTAGTGTTTAAAAATCCCCGGCTTTGTCATCTTCTTCAGCTTGCAGCCATGAAGAACCATGCAAAttcatcatcaacatcatcattCGTGAGCAACCGCATGATTGATCAAAACTTCGATACACTCGTTGAAGAAACATTATCTTGTTCTTCAGCTCCATCAGATTATCAGCTTTCTGGGCTGTCTTTTGGAAACTCTAAAGTTTATTCTTCTGTAATTGTGGCTCCTTCCTTTAGTTCCAGTTCTCTCTATCAATCAGGAGAGGAAGAAAAGTAG
- the LOC123196900 gene encoding uncharacterized protein LOC123196900 — MASTASLLPQQQQQQPVEANSGASSNNVAGKSSGSIGPFFAVMSVLTVLAIISCVLGRICTRDRDEGRSSSTSTGGSSSEKFKFRDQCFRWLKRRSRRRRSVVNLGQAEVGAKVMDLGEDRKDVDKGKDEDPGRVEDPPQLA; from the coding sequence ATGGCGTCAACAGCTTCATTGTTGccgcagcagcagcagcagcagccgGTTGAGGCTAATTCTGGGGCTTCTTCCAACAATGTTGCGGGTAAATCTTCCGGGTCTATCGGACCATTCTTTGCAGTGATGTCTGTTCTCACCGTTCTCGCAATTATTTCATGCGTGTTGGGGAGGATTTGCACGCGCGACAGGGATGAAGGAAGGAGTAGTAGTACGTCGACTGGTGGTAGTTCATCGGAGAAATTCAAGTTTAGAGATCAGTGTTTTAGGTGGCTGAAGAGGCGGAGTCGCCGCCGCCGGAGCGTTGTTAACCTGGGCCAAGCTGAGGTGGGAGCTAAAGTTATGGATTTAGGGGAAGATAGAAAGGATGTTGACAAGGGTAAAGATGAAGATCCTGGTAGGGTTGAAGATCCTCCTCAGCTAGCTTGA